One genomic segment of Ricinus communis isolate WT05 ecotype wild-type chromosome 5, ASM1957865v1, whole genome shotgun sequence includes these proteins:
- the LOC125370011 gene encoding uncharacterized protein LOC125370011 — MESILRYVPNKVTSKMNASLTTPFMAEDICKALFNMHPSKGLSSILDNATSQGLIHDFKVARDNPAISHLFFIEDSLIFYRANAAEYGYFKNCLHQYELEFGHLINFEKSAISFSPNTNNNKIEYVKQLFGFSMVYGHHVYIGLPTFSMRNKWIQFGYLRDKVVHRLSGWKHKLFFLGGKETLIISVIQSLPTYVMSFFRITISTLDDIERLCARFW; from the exons ATGGAGAGTATTCTAAGGTATGTGCCTAATAAGGTCACTTCTAAAATGAATGCGTCCCTCACCACCCCCTTCATGGCTGAGGATATCTGCAAAGCACTTTTTAATATGCACCCGTCCAAG GGTTTATCATCTATTCTCGATAATGCCACTTCTCAGGGTTTAATCCATGATTTTAAGGTTGCTAGAGATAACCCTGCTATTTCTCACCTTTTCTTTATAGAAGACAGTCTTATTTTCTATAGGGCTAATGCTGCTGAATATGGATACTTTAAGAACTGCCTGCATCAATATGAGCTGGAATTTGGACATTTGATTAACTTTGAGAAGTCAGCAATCTCTTTCAGTCCCAACACTAACAACAATAAGATTGAGTATGTGAAACAATTATTTGGGTTCTCTATGGTATATGGGCATCATGTATATATAGGCCTCCCTACCTTCTCAATGAGGAATAAATGGATCCAGTTTGGATACTTAAGGGATAAGGTGGTTCACCGGCTGAGTGGGTGGAAGCACAAGCTATTCTTCTTAGGTGGTAAGGAAACCTTGATTATATCAGTTATCCAATCTCTTCCCACCTATGTTATGTCTTTCTTTCGTATCACTATTAGTACTCTTGACGATATTGAGAGGTTATGTGCTCGATTTTGGTAG